A part of Terriglobia bacterium genomic DNA contains:
- a CDS encoding dihydroxy-acid dehydratase family protein translates to MAHKQLTKDPTKLRSRRWFDNPDNPGMTALYLERYMNYGLTREELQAGKPIIGIAQSGSDLTPCNRHHLKLAERVREGIREAGGIAFEFPVHPIQETGKRPTASLDRNLAYLGLVEILYGYFIDGVVLTTGCDKTTPSQLMAAATVDIPAIVLSGGPMLNGWFRGERAGSGTIIWKARQMLAAGEIDREQFMDMVASSAPSPGHCNTMGTALTMNSLAEALGMSLPGCAAIPAPNKGRAQMAYETGRRIVEMVWEDLRPSKIMTRAAFENAIVVNSAIGGSTNAPIHINAIARHIGIKLDNDDWERIGYNIPLLVNLQPAGEYLGEEFYRAGGVPAVVNELLKAGKIRKNALTVNGRTLAENCRCTGILDEKVICPYKRPLKEKAGFLNLKGNLFDSAIMKTSVISEQFRSRYLSDPKDPNAFEGRAIVFDGPEDYHNRIDDPTLKIDETCLLFIRGAGPKGYPGSAEVVNMQPPASLIRQGITELPCIGDGRQSGTSRSPSILNASPEAATGGGLAILKTGDRVRIDLNKRTANILVGKAEYARRQAALKRRGGYKTPENQTPWQEIQRSMVDELSHGMVLKPAVNYQRIARTKGIPRDNH, encoded by the coding sequence ATGGCACACAAACAACTCACCAAAGACCCGACAAAGCTGAGATCGCGCCGCTGGTTCGACAACCCGGACAACCCCGGCATGACGGCGCTGTACCTGGAGCGTTATATGAACTATGGATTGACGCGTGAGGAGCTGCAGGCGGGCAAACCGATCATCGGGATCGCGCAATCGGGCTCGGACCTCACTCCGTGCAATCGTCACCACCTCAAGCTGGCCGAGCGTGTGCGTGAAGGCATCCGCGAGGCGGGCGGCATCGCCTTCGAGTTTCCGGTGCATCCGATCCAGGAGACGGGCAAGCGGCCCACTGCCTCTCTCGACCGCAACCTCGCCTATTTGGGGCTGGTCGAGATCTTGTACGGCTACTTTATCGACGGCGTGGTTCTGACTACGGGCTGCGACAAGACCACACCATCTCAGCTGATGGCTGCGGCGACGGTGGACATTCCCGCCATCGTGCTGTCGGGTGGGCCAATGCTGAACGGCTGGTTCCGCGGAGAACGGGCCGGCTCCGGCACCATCATCTGGAAGGCGCGCCAGATGCTGGCGGCGGGCGAGATCGACCGCGAGCAGTTCATGGACATGGTTGCCTCGTCAGCGCCCTCGCCCGGCCATTGCAACACGATGGGCACAGCCTTGACTATGAACTCGCTGGCCGAAGCGCTCGGCATGTCGCTGCCCGGCTGCGCCGCGATCCCGGCGCCGAATAAGGGGCGCGCCCAGATGGCCTACGAAACCGGCAGGCGCATCGTCGAGATGGTATGGGAGGATCTGCGCCCATCGAAGATCATGACGCGCGCGGCGTTCGAAAACGCCATCGTGGTGAACTCCGCAATCGGCGGCTCGACCAACGCACCCATACACATCAATGCGATCGCGCGTCACATCGGTATCAAGCTCGACAATGACGACTGGGAGAGGATCGGCTACAACATCCCGCTGCTGGTCAACCTGCAGCCAGCGGGCGAGTACCTGGGCGAGGAGTTCTATCGGGCGGGTGGCGTGCCTGCCGTGGTCAACGAGCTGCTCAAAGCCGGCAAGATCCGCAAGAATGCGCTCACTGTCAACGGCAGGACACTGGCTGAGAACTGCCGGTGCACCGGGATCCTGGACGAAAAGGTGATCTGCCCGTACAAGCGTCCGCTCAAGGAAAAAGCCGGCTTCCTGAACCTGAAAGGCAACCTGTTCGACAGCGCCATCATGAAGACAAGCGTGATCTCCGAGCAGTTCCGGAGCCGCTATCTGTCAGACCCGAAGGACCCCAACGCCTTCGAGGGCCGTGCGATCGTATTCGACGGACCGGAGGACTACCACAACCGCATCGACGACCCCACGCTCAAGATCGACGAGACCTGTTTGCTCTTCATCCGCGGGGCCGGGCCAAAGGGCTATCCCGGATCCGCAGAAGTGGTGAACATGCAGCCGCCGGCAAGCCTGATCAGACAGGGCATTACCGAGCTTCCGTGTATCGGCGACGGGCGGCAATCGGGTACCTCTCGCTCGCCTTCCATTTTGAACGCATCCCCGGAAGCGGCGACCGGCGGGGGGCTGGCAATCCTGAAGACCGGCGACCGCGTGCGCATCGACCTTAACAAGCGCACTGCCAATATCCTCGTCGGCAAAGCCGAGTATGCGCGCCGCCAGGCGGCTCTGAAGCGACGGGGCGGATACAAGACTCCGGAAAACCAAACACCGTGGCAGGAGATCCAGCGCAGCATGGTCGATGAGCTCTCGCACGGTATGGTTCTCAAGCCGGCCGTCAACTACCAGCGGATCGCGCGCACCAAAGGCATTCCGCGGGATAACCACTAG
- a CDS encoding alpha-glucuronidase: MKISRREFVATSLVSAAGFYVDGYTTNSQAAEPHAQLLDEDGYRLWLRYMPPGNAAKNYGNIARQIRVEGTSPTSGIIRDELRTATTTMLGAAVPLNESELQTGAVIVGTAENSALIRDLNWTADLLAMGDEGFLIRSATNAKHRVTVIASNREIGALYGVFHFLRLMQTSQPIDRLDIAERPALQLRLMNHWDNPDGTIERGYAGRSIWDWNALPGKRSPRYADYARACASIGINGAVINNVNADVRVLAPESLRKIAALADVWRPYGVRMYLSANFSAPVKLGRLATADPLDRSVIDWWKAKADEIYGLIPDFGGFLVKANSEGQPGPKTYGRTHAEGANVLADALAPHKGIVMWRAFVYDEDIDPDRAKRAYIEFTRLDGQFRPNVVVQVKNGPVDFQPREPFHPLFGAMKQTPVIAEIQATQEYLGQAKHLVYLGTMWEEFLNSDTHAKGSGSTVARVLAGKVHTSRITGMVSVTNPGLDTNWCGHHFSQSNWYAFGRLAWNPEMSTEKIADEWTRMTFNNDDKTVVVIRDVMMGSRETFVDYTMPLGLHHLIGGDHYAPMPWNDRAPRADWTATYYHQASADGIGYDRTKRGGRAVEQYFPPVCDSFDALRRCPEKYLLWFHRCAWDYRMKSGKTLWEELCGKYQQGVEQVAAVQKTWQSLDGKIDARRHREVAERLAIQVADAAKWRDQILEYFGRFSKRPIPRSS; encoded by the coding sequence ATGAAGATTTCCAGACGGGAGTTTGTGGCGACAAGCCTGGTAAGTGCTGCTGGCTTCTATGTTGATGGTTACACGACAAACAGTCAAGCAGCCGAACCGCATGCGCAGCTATTGGATGAAGACGGCTATAGGCTCTGGCTACGATATATGCCGCCGGGTAACGCTGCCAAGAACTATGGCAACATCGCGCGGCAAATTCGCGTGGAAGGCACTTCGCCCACGAGTGGAATTATCCGCGATGAATTGCGTACAGCCACGACGACCATGTTGGGCGCGGCGGTTCCGCTCAACGAAAGCGAATTGCAGACCGGCGCGGTCATCGTCGGCACAGCGGAGAATTCGGCACTTATCCGCGATTTGAACTGGACCGCCGACCTGCTTGCCATGGGTGACGAAGGCTTCCTCATCCGCTCCGCTACGAACGCAAAACATCGGGTGACGGTGATCGCCTCCAACCGCGAAATCGGTGCGCTGTATGGTGTATTTCATTTCCTGCGGTTGATGCAAACCAGCCAGCCAATCGACCGGCTTGACATTGCCGAACGGCCGGCGCTCCAGCTTCGGCTGATGAACCACTGGGACAATCCCGACGGCACGATTGAACGCGGCTATGCCGGGCGCTCGATATGGGATTGGAATGCACTGCCGGGAAAACGGAGTCCGCGCTACGCCGATTACGCGCGCGCTTGCGCCTCCATCGGCATCAACGGCGCGGTCATCAACAACGTCAATGCCGACGTGCGCGTGCTTGCGCCGGAATCGCTCCGCAAGATCGCCGCGCTCGCGGACGTGTGGAGGCCTTACGGCGTTCGGATGTATTTGTCGGCCAACTTCTCCGCGCCTGTGAAGCTGGGACGCTTGGCGACAGCCGATCCGCTGGACCGGAGCGTGATTGATTGGTGGAAGGCCAAGGCAGATGAGATTTACGGTCTCATTCCGGACTTTGGCGGTTTTCTCGTCAAGGCGAATTCCGAGGGACAACCTGGCCCAAAAACTTATGGCCGCACGCATGCCGAGGGGGCAAACGTGCTGGCGGATGCTCTCGCTCCGCACAAGGGCATCGTCATGTGGCGGGCGTTTGTTTATGACGAGGACATTGATCCGGACCGCGCCAAGCGCGCCTACATTGAATTCACGCGGCTTGACGGACAATTCCGCCCCAACGTCGTTGTGCAGGTGAAGAACGGTCCGGTGGATTTTCAGCCGCGCGAGCCGTTTCACCCGTTGTTCGGCGCAATGAAGCAGACTCCCGTCATCGCGGAAATTCAGGCCACGCAGGAATATCTCGGCCAGGCAAAACATCTCGTCTATCTCGGCACGATGTGGGAGGAGTTTCTGAACTCAGACACACACGCGAAGGGTAGCGGCTCTACCGTCGCCAGAGTCTTGGCGGGCAAAGTTCATACGAGTCGCATCACGGGAATGGTCTCCGTGACGAATCCCGGATTGGACACGAATTGGTGCGGGCATCATTTCTCGCAGTCGAACTGGTATGCGTTCGGCCGCCTCGCGTGGAATCCCGAGATGTCCACCGAGAAAATCGCCGACGAATGGACGCGCATGACCTTCAACAACGACGACAAAACCGTGGTGGTCATTCGTGATGTGATGATGGGCTCGCGCGAAACATTCGTGGACTACACAATGCCGCTGGGGCTCCATCACCTGATCGGCGGCGACCATTACGCGCCAATGCCCTGGAACGATCGTGCGCCGAGGGCCGATTGGACAGCGACTTATTACCATCAGGCCTCCGCGGACGGCATCGGCTACGACCGGACCAAACGCGGCGGCCGCGCGGTCGAGCAATACTTTCCGCCGGTGTGTGACAGCTTCGATGCCCTCAGGCGTTGCCCCGAAAAATATCTTCTCTGGTTCCATCGTTGCGCGTGGGATTACCGGATGAAGTCGGGGAAGACATTGTGGGAGGAACTTTGCGGAAAGTATCAGCAAGGGGTGGAACAGGTCGCTGCGGTGCAGAAAACGTGGCAATCGCTCGACGGCAAAATTGATGCGCGTCGGCATCGGGAAGTCGCCGAGCGCCTGGCGATTCAAGTCGCGGATGCCGCAAAATGGCGCGACCAGATCTTGGAATATTTCGGGCGCTTCAGCAAGCGTCCTATTCCGCGCTCAAGCTGA
- a CDS encoding PadR family transcriptional regulator, protein MGARKTDLLRGTLDLLVLKALALEPLHGVGISRRITQLTKGAFQVSFGSLFPSLHRMEEKGWVEAEWRSSENNRRAKYYRLTSSGRAQLKVEERDWNQVVKIMATAVGSA, encoded by the coding sequence ATGGGCGCAAGAAAAACCGATCTTCTGCGTGGAACTCTTGATCTGTTGGTCCTGAAAGCGCTCGCTTTGGAACCCTTGCACGGTGTCGGCATCTCCCGGCGCATCACGCAACTCACCAAAGGAGCCTTTCAGGTGAGTTTCGGCTCGCTTTTCCCTTCGCTGCACCGCATGGAGGAGAAGGGCTGGGTGGAGGCCGAGTGGCGCTCATCGGAGAACAATCGACGGGCCAAGTACTACCGGCTGACATCGTCCGGGCGCGCACAGCTCAAGGTCGAAGAGCGGGATTGGAACCAGGTGGTCAAGATTATGGCGACTGCCGTTGGGTCCGCCTGA
- a CDS encoding glycoside hydrolase family 3 C-terminal domain-containing protein, whose amino-acid sequence MTYPYLEPDRPVAERVKDLLSRMTFEEKTAQMHALWLILSEDGRHRPRQDDFTGGTDPEAVKRTLGHGLGQITRPLGTHGVDVRRGVRALNSLQKFLREETRLGIPALAHEECLVGLMARGATLFPSALAYSATWNPGLIERTAQAIGREARSVGCHQGLAPVFDVSRDVRWGRTEETMGEDPYLVGVLGTHFVRGLQGEKRDLLATLKHYAGHSFSEGARNHGPVHLGWRELNDVFLLPFEMAVKLAHAGAVMPAYHDLDNEPCHASRHLLSEVLRGEWGFDGLIVADYIGVSLLYQHHNIAKDPAEAAAIAFSAGLDIELPADDCASHLGEAVGRGLISMETIDEIVRRILTEKMRMGLFEKPYVDESAIALQTPDAVELAREVARQSVVILENRGVLPLDLQGSQRIAVIGPTANDPLALLCGYSFPAHLILTEAGESASQVVTPKAALEEAFGAERISYAKGCHIIEERKYGSPVFPGDVEKSTTLMQTSQVSRRVDLIPPAVECAKAADVAVVCVGDLSGLFNTGTVGEGSDADSLDLPGVQQQLLDAVVATGKPVVVVLTSGRPYNLGGLEDKVAAFVMAFAGGQEGGTALVDVLTGKVEPSGRLTVSVPKNVGALPYYYNHKMKSAGTPIALHFGSRYPFGHGLAYTQFEFADLMLDANEVDAHSGEIRLRFTVRNIGSRAGVAVPQLYVRDLLASVVRPVKELKAFGRVELPAGHSARVTFRAPSDMLCFTGMEGRRIVEPGEFELQVGTSSADIRLRATVNVTGTVHTLGREWRMESRCEVES is encoded by the coding sequence ATGACATATCCCTATCTGGAACCCGACCGACCCGTTGCTGAGCGCGTGAAGGATCTGCTCTCACGCATGACATTCGAAGAAAAGACGGCGCAGATGCATGCGCTCTGGTTGATCCTGTCCGAAGACGGCAGGCACCGGCCGCGCCAGGACGACTTCACGGGGGGGACGGACCCGGAAGCCGTGAAGAGAACGCTGGGCCACGGCCTGGGGCAGATTACCCGCCCGCTGGGCACTCACGGAGTCGATGTGCGCCGAGGCGTTCGCGCACTCAACTCTCTGCAAAAGTTCCTGCGGGAGGAAACCCGACTCGGCATCCCGGCACTTGCGCACGAGGAATGCCTGGTGGGACTGATGGCGCGCGGCGCGACGCTGTTTCCGTCGGCCCTTGCCTACAGTGCCACCTGGAATCCGGGCCTGATCGAGCGCACGGCGCAGGCGATCGGGCGTGAGGCCCGCAGCGTCGGCTGCCACCAGGGTCTCGCGCCGGTGTTCGACGTGTCGCGCGACGTCCGCTGGGGCCGCACCGAGGAAACGATGGGCGAGGACCCTTACCTGGTGGGCGTGTTGGGCACGCACTTCGTGCGCGGGCTGCAGGGCGAGAAGCGCGATCTGCTGGCCACGCTGAAGCACTACGCCGGCCATTCCTTCAGTGAGGGCGCGCGCAACCACGGACCCGTCCATCTGGGCTGGCGGGAGCTGAACGATGTTTTCCTGCTCCCGTTCGAGATGGCCGTAAAGCTGGCGCACGCCGGAGCGGTGATGCCGGCCTACCACGACCTTGACAACGAGCCCTGCCACGCCTCCCGCCACCTGTTGAGCGAGGTGCTGCGGGGCGAGTGGGGCTTCGATGGGCTGATCGTGGCCGATTACATCGGAGTGAGCCTTTTGTATCAGCACCACAACATCGCCAAGGATCCAGCCGAGGCGGCCGCGATTGCCTTTAGCGCGGGGCTGGACATCGAGCTGCCCGCGGACGACTGCGCCTCCCACCTGGGCGAAGCTGTGGGGCGAGGCCTGATCTCGATGGAAACGATCGACGAGATCGTGAGGCGCATTCTGACCGAAAAGATGCGCATGGGGCTGTTCGAGAAGCCATACGTGGACGAGAGTGCGATCGCGCTGCAAACGCCGGATGCCGTCGAACTTGCCCGCGAGGTGGCGCGGCAATCCGTCGTTATCCTGGAAAACCGGGGCGTGTTGCCACTGGATTTGCAGGGGAGCCAGCGCATTGCCGTGATCGGCCCCACCGCGAACGATCCGCTCGCGCTGCTCTGTGGATATAGCTTCCCGGCTCACCTGATCCTGACCGAGGCAGGTGAGTCCGCCAGCCAGGTTGTGACCCCCAAGGCCGCGCTGGAGGAGGCCTTCGGAGCTGAGAGGATTAGCTACGCAAAGGGCTGCCACATCATCGAAGAGCGCAAGTACGGCTCGCCGGTATTCCCGGGTGACGTTGAGAAGAGCACCACGCTCATGCAAACCTCGCAGGTTTCCCGACGTGTGGATCTCATCCCGCCCGCAGTGGAGTGCGCCAAGGCAGCGGACGTCGCTGTGGTGTGTGTCGGAGATTTATCGGGTCTCTTCAATACCGGCACGGTTGGCGAGGGATCAGACGCCGATTCGCTCGACCTGCCGGGCGTCCAGCAGCAGCTGCTCGATGCTGTGGTCGCCACTGGGAAGCCGGTCGTCGTTGTGCTGACAAGCGGCCGCCCATACAACCTGGGAGGGCTGGAGGACAAGGTCGCGGCGTTTGTGATGGCCTTTGCGGGCGGCCAGGAAGGCGGAACCGCCCTCGTCGATGTATTGACTGGAAAGGTTGAGCCGTCCGGCCGGCTTACCGTTTCGGTGCCGAAAAACGTCGGCGCACTCCCATACTACTACAATCACAAAATGAAGAGCGCAGGCACGCCTATCGCGCTGCACTTTGGCAGCCGCTACCCCTTTGGGCACGGCCTTGCCTATACGCAGTTCGAGTTTGCCGACCTGATGTTGGACGCGAACGAGGTGGATGCACACTCCGGCGAGATCCGGCTGCGGTTCACCGTCCGCAACATCGGGTCCCGCGCCGGGGTAGCCGTGCCGCAGCTCTATGTGCGGGACCTGCTTGCTTCCGTGGTGCGGCCGGTGAAGGAGCTCAAGGCCTTCGGCCGGGTGGAACTGCCGGCGGGCCATTCAGCGCGAGTCACGTTCCGGGCGCCATCCGATATGCTGTGCTTCACTGGCATGGAAGGTCGGCGCATCGTGGAGCCGGGCGAGTTCGAGCTCCAGGTCGGAACCTCCAGCGCCGACATCCGCCTCCGCGCCACAGTCAACGTAACGGGAACGGTCCACACGCTCGGCCGAGAGTGGCGGATGGAAAGTCGCTGCGAAGTCGAGAGCTGA
- a CDS encoding ABC transporter permease yields the protein MPGLIVSLFRNLFRKSTVERALDEELQSAAELLTEEKMKDGLSHSEARRHALIEIGGVEQVKEKVREIRVGRFVEDFARDLRFAVRTLAKSPGFTAVAVITLGLGIGANTAVFDIVREVVFSPRPYPHEKQVVQFYSQDKKHPEKFRLFSHTTYADIRNASAVRAVFSDVLSHNTLMVGLGEGVGSRRAFAAAISSNYFRTLEVPLAQGRSFLPEEEIPGSAVPVVIVSYLYWKHTGFDPQIIGKTIRVNERPFTVVGIAPEHFTGTMMLFGPELYFPLGDYDLLTNGPPAQAKNNLARRELYGLFVVGRLRSGVSMASGQAAIHTIAANLEKAMPVEQKDQDFLIRPLPRSRTSFFPTDERELTVAGIMLFSLGAAVLFIACLNLASVLLARGLARRKEISIRLAIGGGRGRIIRQLLTEGLVLSLGGGVGGFLISLLCSDWSAASLSAHIPVPMTLTAGTNVAAITATLGFCALATLFFALGPAVKLTRADLVADLKEQAGEDLARRRHRWLPRHPLVVVQIALSLGLLTAAGLFIRGALKAGNVETGFQTADTVLVEADTSLVGYDQTRTLQLYRDANERLASLPGVQSASIASTVPFGMLTINRPVQRAGVTAAPDYHPATAAEGLAFNVRWSSVGADFFRAMGLPMLRGRAFTKNEAEIAGSPPVAIVDEVLAKKLWPEGDALGRRIQWAETGTPTAAGGGGGTMGRSNDVPRSPQDSPSMEIVGIVPATRWELFQSEIGGQIFVPFAQGIHSDVFFQVRARADARADDATLFDLLRREIRSAAPGVPVLTVRTFGEHVDTNPQLWIVRSGAGMVSLFAGLALTLAVIGIYGVMAYAVARRTREIGIRRALGAAPAEVLRMILREGLVTTCGGIALGVLLALGIGRAFSSMLFEVSPLDPVAFTLAPAVIVATALAACWLPARRAMRVDPIAALRCE from the coding sequence ATGCCAGGTCTAATCGTTAGCTTGTTCCGGAACCTCTTCCGCAAAAGCACCGTCGAGCGAGCACTGGACGAAGAGCTGCAATCGGCGGCGGAACTGTTGACAGAGGAGAAGATGAAAGACGGGCTTTCGCATTCCGAGGCCCGTCGCCACGCGCTGATCGAAATTGGAGGTGTCGAGCAAGTGAAGGAGAAGGTTCGGGAGATACGGGTGGGGCGCTTCGTGGAGGACTTCGCTCGCGACCTGCGTTTCGCCGTTCGCACGCTGGCCAAGTCGCCCGGCTTCACCGCAGTGGCTGTGATCACCCTCGGGCTCGGCATAGGCGCCAATACCGCCGTCTTCGACATTGTGCGCGAGGTCGTTTTCAGTCCCCGGCCTTACCCGCACGAAAAGCAGGTGGTCCAGTTTTACTCGCAGGACAAGAAGCATCCCGAGAAGTTTCGCCTGTTTTCGCACACGACTTATGCCGACATCCGTAATGCCAGCGCTGTTCGCGCTGTTTTTTCGGACGTCTTGAGTCACAACACCCTGATGGTCGGCCTTGGAGAGGGAGTAGGTTCACGTCGCGCATTCGCTGCTGCGATCAGCTCCAACTACTTCCGCACACTCGAAGTGCCTCTGGCGCAGGGCCGCAGTTTTCTCCCGGAGGAGGAAATACCCGGGAGTGCTGTACCTGTTGTGATCGTCAGCTACTTGTACTGGAAGCACACCGGCTTCGACCCTCAAATCATCGGCAAGACCATTCGGGTCAATGAGCGACCTTTTACAGTGGTAGGCATCGCGCCGGAGCATTTCACCGGGACAATGATGCTCTTCGGACCGGAGCTGTATTTCCCGCTCGGCGATTACGATTTGCTGACGAACGGTCCCCCAGCGCAGGCAAAGAACAACCTGGCACGCCGCGAACTCTACGGACTCTTCGTTGTGGGGCGGCTCAGATCCGGAGTCAGCATGGCGTCCGGCCAAGCTGCAATCCACACCATTGCCGCCAATCTCGAAAAGGCCATGCCCGTCGAGCAAAAGGACCAGGATTTTCTGATCCGTCCTCTACCGAGGTCGCGAACCAGCTTTTTCCCCACGGACGAGCGCGAACTCACTGTGGCTGGCATCATGCTGTTTTCGCTGGGCGCTGCCGTGTTGTTCATCGCCTGCCTGAACCTTGCGAGCGTGCTGCTCGCACGAGGCTTGGCGAGGCGCAAGGAGATCTCCATTCGCCTGGCGATCGGCGGCGGCCGCGGCCGGATCATCCGGCAACTTCTGACCGAAGGACTTGTGCTTTCTCTCGGGGGTGGTGTCGGCGGATTTCTGATCAGTCTCTTGTGTTCCGATTGGTCAGCCGCGTCGCTCAGTGCTCATATACCGGTACCCATGACGCTCACCGCCGGCACTAATGTCGCTGCGATCACGGCCACGCTGGGCTTTTGCGCGCTGGCGACGCTGTTCTTCGCCCTGGGGCCGGCGGTCAAGCTGACCCGAGCCGATCTCGTCGCCGACCTGAAAGAACAGGCGGGCGAGGATCTTGCTCGGCGCCGGCACCGCTGGTTGCCGCGCCATCCGCTCGTGGTGGTGCAGATCGCGTTGTCGCTCGGGCTGCTCACCGCAGCAGGACTGTTCATTCGCGGGGCGCTGAAGGCCGGAAACGTGGAAACCGGCTTCCAAACGGCCGACACGGTGCTCGTCGAGGCTGACACGAGCCTCGTCGGCTACGACCAGACCCGAACCTTGCAGCTCTACCGCGACGCGAACGAGCGTCTCGCATCGCTGCCTGGAGTGCAGTCGGCCAGCATCGCTTCCACGGTGCCCTTCGGCATGCTCACCATCAACCGTCCCGTGCAACGCGCAGGGGTGACAGCTGCTCCCGATTATCACCCCGCCACCGCGGCAGAAGGACTCGCCTTCAACGTCCGCTGGAGCAGCGTGGGCGCCGATTTCTTCAGGGCGATGGGGTTGCCGATGTTGCGCGGCCGCGCGTTCACGAAAAACGAGGCTGAAATTGCCGGTTCCCCGCCCGTGGCCATCGTCGATGAGGTACTTGCGAAAAAGCTCTGGCCCGAAGGTGACGCGCTCGGCCGGCGCATCCAGTGGGCAGAAACGGGCACTCCCACGGCAGCCGGCGGAGGAGGCGGCACCATGGGCCGGAGTAACGACGTCCCAAGAAGCCCGCAGGATTCCCCATCGATGGAGATCGTGGGGATCGTTCCCGCCACGCGCTGGGAACTATTCCAGTCGGAAATCGGCGGCCAGATCTTCGTGCCCTTCGCGCAGGGGATTCACAGCGACGTTTTCTTCCAGGTGCGCGCCAGGGCTGATGCGCGCGCCGACGACGCGACTCTGTTTGATCTCTTGCGCCGCGAGATCCGCTCCGCCGCGCCCGGCGTGCCCGTACTTACCGTGAGAACATTCGGCGAGCACGTCGATACGAACCCGCAACTCTGGATCGTGCGTTCCGGCGCCGGCATGGTATCCCTGTTTGCCGGCCTGGCGTTGACCCTTGCCGTCATAGGCATCTACGGAGTCATGGCATACGCGGTGGCGCGGCGCACACGCGAGATCGGAATCCGAAGGGCGCTCGGCGCTGCGCCGGCAGAAGTCCTGCGCATGATCTTGCGCGAAGGTCTCGTGACGACGTGTGGAGGCATCGCGCTGGGTGTGCTGCTTGCGCTCGGCATCGGCCGCGCCTTCAGCAGCATGCTGTTCGAAGTCAGCCCGCTGGACCCTGTCGCCTTTACCCTTGCGCCCGCTGTGATCGTCGCCACAGCGCTGGCTGCATGCTGGCTGCCGGCGCGGCGAGCCATGCGCGTGGACCCGATCGCGGCACTGAGATGCGAATGA